A single window of Tolypothrix sp. NIES-4075 DNA harbors:
- a CDS encoding MFS transporter, with protein sequence MNTQATEKKPRIPAFRSRNYRLFFLGQGISLIGSWMTQLATIWLVYSLTNSPIMLGIVGFTSQIPSFFLAPFGGVFVDRFSRHRTLIGTQILAMIQSLTLAVLALTGVIQVWHIIALSLLQGFINAVDAPARQAFVPELIERRDDLANAIAINSTMFNGARLIGPAIGGLLIAQVGAAYCFLIDGLSYIAVIIALLAMNIKSNKYQVGSANPIQRIKEGFNYAFGFAPIRAILILSALVSFLGMQYTIIVPIFAEKILQGGADTLGFLMAASGVGALSGGIYLATRGTVIGLGRLIAFGPTILGCGLIAFSLSRFLPLSLFSLLFVGLGSILQIAAGNTVLQTIVDDDKRGRVMSLYTMSFLGTIPFGNLLAGFLANHIGATNTLIIDGIACILGSIFFVRKLPALRRSIRPIYEQKGILSSGKA encoded by the coding sequence ATGAACACACAAGCAACTGAGAAAAAGCCGAGAATACCGGCATTTAGGTCAAGAAACTACCGTTTATTTTTTCTCGGACAAGGTATATCTCTAATTGGCTCGTGGATGACGCAATTAGCCACGATTTGGTTAGTTTATAGCTTAACAAATTCACCAATAATGCTAGGGATTGTGGGATTTACCAGTCAAATTCCTAGCTTTTTTCTCGCTCCCTTTGGTGGCGTATTTGTGGATCGTTTTTCTCGCCATCGCACCTTAATTGGTACACAAATCTTGGCGATGATTCAGTCATTAACGCTGGCGGTGTTAGCATTAACTGGCGTAATTCAGGTTTGGCACATCATCGCTTTAAGTTTGTTGCAAGGATTTATTAATGCTGTAGATGCGCCGGCGCGACAAGCATTTGTTCCAGAATTAATTGAGAGAAGAGACGATTTAGCGAATGCGATCGCCATCAACTCGACAATGTTCAATGGTGCGCGATTAATTGGTCCGGCGATTGGTGGTTTACTAATTGCTCAAGTTGGTGCAGCTTACTGTTTTTTAATTGATGGTCTTAGCTACATCGCCGTAATTATTGCACTATTGGCAATGAATATTAAGTCAAATAAATACCAAGTCGGTAGTGCCAATCCCATACAAAGAATAAAAGAGGGATTTAATTATGCTTTTGGCTTTGCGCCAATTAGGGCAATATTAATCTTATCAGCCTTAGTCAGTTTTTTGGGAATGCAATATACAATTATTGTGCCAATTTTTGCCGAAAAAATCTTGCAAGGTGGTGCAGATACACTAGGGTTTTTGATGGCTGCGTCAGGAGTTGGCGCTTTATCAGGGGGAATTTATCTGGCTACACGAGGAACAGTAATAGGATTGGGTAGATTAATTGCCTTTGGTCCGACAATTTTAGGATGTGGATTGATTGCTTTTTCTCTATCCCGATTTTTACCACTTTCTTTATTTTCATTGTTGTTTGTTGGTTTAGGAAGTATTCTACAAATTGCTGCGGGTAACACAGTTTTACAAACAATTGTAGACGATGACAAACGCGGACGAGTGATGAGCTTATATACAATGTCTTTTTTGGGTACAATCCCCTTTGGTAATTTATTGGCAGGTTTTTTAGCAAATCATATTGGCGCTACCAATACGCTAATAATTGATGGAATAGCTTGTATTTTGGGGTCTATATTTTTTGTGAGAAAGTTACCTGCTTTAAGGCGATCGATTCGTCCAATTTATGAGCAAAAAGGGATATTAAGCAGTGGCAAAGCTTAA
- a CDS encoding DHA2 family efflux MFS transporter permease subunit, with product MANTNAVGKGNQTSSNNVPLRTWIGVMASMLGAFMAVLDIQITNASLQDIQASLGATLEEGSWISTAYLVAEIVVIPLTGWLSRVFSLKRYLLVNTTLFIFFSICCAWAWDLNSMIVFRALQGFTGGVLIPTAMTVVLTTLPPAKQTIGLAAFAITAVFAPSVGPTLGGWLTENFGWEYNFYINVVPGVLMLAGVWYGITQQSPQMQLLKQGDWWGILSMAIGLGSLQIVLEEGSRKDWFGSPLIVRLSIVAAIFIALFFFIELTRKQPFINLRLIRYRNFGLASIVNVSLGIGLYGSIYILPLYLTQIQRYNALQIGEVLIWAGMPQLLIIPFLPRVMKRVDVRLMVAVGVTLFSISAFMNSRMTYETGHDQLIWSQLVRAMGQPLIMVPLTTIATGGLNPKDAGSASGLFNMMRNMGGSIGIASLATLLTNREQFHSNRLGESVSLFSPETQARINQLTQYFVSRGSDLSTAQDQAIKSIDNIVRREAYVMAFNDCFYFIGIALLLSGIAIIFLKKVKATGGAVGH from the coding sequence GTGGCTAATACAAATGCAGTTGGCAAAGGCAATCAGACTTCCTCTAATAATGTACCGCTGAGAACCTGGATTGGTGTGATGGCGAGTATGCTTGGCGCATTCATGGCGGTGTTGGATATTCAAATTACCAACGCTTCGCTACAAGATATTCAAGCATCTTTGGGGGCAACTTTAGAAGAAGGTTCTTGGATTTCTACCGCTTATTTGGTGGCGGAAATTGTAGTAATTCCTTTAACTGGATGGTTGTCGCGTGTATTTTCTCTCAAACGCTATTTGTTAGTTAACACCACCTTATTTATCTTCTTTTCTATATGCTGTGCTTGGGCGTGGGATCTCAATTCTATGATTGTTTTCCGCGCCTTACAAGGCTTCACAGGTGGCGTTTTAATTCCCACCGCTATGACAGTTGTCCTGACAACTTTGCCTCCAGCCAAACAAACAATTGGACTAGCCGCGTTTGCGATTACCGCAGTTTTTGCGCCGTCAGTTGGTCCCACATTAGGAGGTTGGTTAACAGAAAACTTTGGTTGGGAGTACAACTTTTATATAAATGTAGTTCCAGGAGTATTGATGCTTGCTGGGGTTTGGTATGGCATTACTCAACAATCACCCCAAATGCAATTGCTAAAACAAGGTGATTGGTGGGGAATTCTTTCGATGGCGATCGGGTTAGGTTCTCTACAAATAGTTTTAGAAGAAGGTAGCCGCAAAGATTGGTTTGGTTCACCTTTGATTGTCCGCTTAAGTATAGTTGCGGCAATTTTTATCGCGCTATTTTTCTTTATAGAGTTAACTCGCAAGCAACCATTTATTAATCTACGACTGATACGTTATCGCAACTTTGGTTTAGCTAGTATTGTTAATGTTTCGCTGGGTATAGGATTGTATGGCTCAATTTATATTTTGCCGCTATATCTAACACAAATTCAGAGATATAACGCGCTGCAAATTGGTGAAGTGCTAATTTGGGCGGGGATGCCGCAATTACTGATTATTCCCTTTCTACCGAGAGTTATGAAGCGTGTTGATGTGCGCTTAATGGTTGCTGTCGGTGTGACTTTGTTCTCTATTAGTGCGTTTATGAATTCGCGGATGACTTATGAAACAGGACACGATCAATTAATTTGGTCACAACTTGTCCGGGCAATGGGACAACCGCTAATTATGGTTCCGCTTACCACCATTGCTACTGGTGGATTAAATCCCAAAGATGCGGGTTCGGCAAGCGGTTTATTTAATATGATGCGTAATATGGGCGGTTCGATTGGAATTGCATCTTTAGCAACTTTATTAACTAATAGAGAACAATTTCACTCTAATAGATTGGGAGAATCAGTATCTTTATTTTCTCCAGAAACTCAAGCGCGAATTAATCAATTAACGCAGTATTTTGTTAGTCGGGGTTCTGATTTAAGTACGGCGCAAGACCAAGCGATAAAATCTATTGATAATATTGTTCGTCGAGAAGCGTATGTGATGGCTTTTAACGATTGTTTTTACTTTATTGGGATTGCTTTATTATTAAGTGGAATTGCGATTATTTTCTTGAAAAAGGTGAAGGCGACTGGTGGCGCTGTGGGGCATTAA
- a CDS encoding fasciclin domain-containing protein, with protein sequence MPDIVDIAVSADGFTTLVAAVKAAGLVEVLKSPGPFTVFAPTDDAFAKLPPGTVHTLVQNPPQLARILKYHVVPGKLMQADLANVHSLTSVEGSEIRINISNNFEVKNATVIAADIEADNGVIHVLDNVILMG encoded by the coding sequence ATGCCTGATATAGTTGATATTGCTGTAAGTGCCGATGGATTTACTACTCTTGTAGCTGCCGTGAAAGCTGCCGGACTAGTTGAAGTTTTGAAAAGTCCTGGTCCGTTCACCGTTTTTGCACCCACCGATGATGCTTTTGCCAAACTTCCCCCTGGCACCGTTCACACCCTCGTCCAAAATCCTCCACAACTTGCCCGCATTCTCAAATATCACGTCGTACCCGGAAAGTTGATGCAAGCGGATTTGGCAAATGTTCATTCTCTAACTTCAGTCGAAGGTTCCGAAATCCGAATTAATATATCTAATAACTTTGAAGTGAAGAATGCAACAGTGATTGCTGCGGATATCGAAGCAGACAACGGTGTGATTCATGTACTTGATAATGTCATTTTAATGGGATGA
- a CDS encoding CO2 hydration protein: MIQTLTKLPPSQHQFSEVIHRLEAGGAMLPDTPENLMQIIGMYKAYAVPMDFYWRDLLYIAERVFLDPVPFFKYFLPKEYLELHNHYAGDDADIRIWRGEATAHPELLEFMEKGEVNKKLPKLLHHLWHDRINMEFAEACMQAMLWHRGMGGLFDPYLDTDEYKANADRAIKAYFKKNPVMLGLYKMFPDMFIEQVRQLSYYSNLGLFWEVMAAVFFEMSDLYDEGKITSVPEAMNFLVNGIFAIAGRPIYHHVYIDGECYEIIPKSKGFTWLYEAALPYVEAVFYRTAPFRGTKSYNAQAKQVPEDQKDFHFGILYADVFPVGTAGIPPTLLMQDMLHFLPDYLVDYYQKHCRGEDDTLIQLGISFQRSMYCVTSAVIQALRQALLYPLDDPNPEHLMANRRFFESQLDRFQRPEARLRDIQRQDYR; this comes from the coding sequence ATGATCCAAACTCTAACCAAACTTCCCCCCTCTCAACATCAATTTTCCGAAGTAATTCACCGCTTAGAAGCAGGTGGTGCCATGCTTCCAGATACCCCGGAAAACTTGATGCAAATCATCGGCATGTACAAAGCGTATGCGGTGCCAATGGACTTTTACTGGCGCGACTTACTTTATATTGCCGAACGAGTTTTTCTCGATCCTGTGCCCTTCTTCAAATACTTTCTACCCAAAGAATATTTAGAACTACACAATCATTACGCAGGTGATGATGCTGATATTCGCATCTGGCGTGGAGAAGCAACAGCGCATCCTGAATTGTTGGAGTTTATGGAGAAGGGTGAGGTAAATAAAAAGCTACCTAAACTATTACATCACCTTTGGCACGATCGCATCAATATGGAATTTGCCGAAGCTTGTATGCAAGCGATGCTTTGGCATCGAGGTATGGGTGGACTTTTTGACCCATATTTAGACACCGACGAGTATAAAGCAAATGCCGATCGCGCAATTAAAGCTTACTTTAAAAAAAATCCGGTAATGTTGGGACTGTATAAAATGTTTCCGGATATGTTTATTGAGCAAGTGCGGCAACTATCTTACTACTCTAACCTCGGCTTATTTTGGGAAGTAATGGCAGCGGTGTTCTTTGAGATGTCAGACCTTTACGATGAAGGTAAAATAACAAGCGTGCCGGAAGCGATGAATTTTTTGGTGAATGGGATTTTTGCGATCGCCGGACGCCCGATTTATCATCATGTATATATTGACGGTGAATGCTACGAAATTATCCCTAAATCCAAAGGCTTTACTTGGTTGTATGAAGCAGCTTTGCCTTACGTAGAAGCAGTATTTTATCGGACTGCACCTTTTAGAGGTACTAAATCTTATAACGCTCAAGCAAAACAAGTACCTGAAGACCAAAAAGATTTCCACTTCGGCATTCTTTACGCAGACGTCTTCCCAGTCGGGACAGCAGGTATTCCACCCACACTTTTAATGCAAGATATGCTACATTTCTTGCCTGACTACTTGGTGGACTACTATCAAAAGCACTGTCGCGGTGAAGATGACACCCTGATTCAGTTAGGAATTAGCTTTCAACGTTCGATGTATTGCGTCACATCAGCAGTAATTCAAGCATTACGACAAGCATTACTTTATCCGTTAGATGACCCCAACCCAGAACATCTGATGGCAAATCGCCGATTTTTTGAGTCTCAGTTAGACCGTTTCCAGCGTCCAGAAGCGAGATTGCGCGATATTCAGCGTCAAGATTACCGCTAA